In Sporosarcina psychrophila, a genomic segment contains:
- the glgB gene encoding 1,4-alpha-glucan branching protein GlgB translates to MYYNISEQDLFLFHQGTNYHSHQLLGCHTIEWEGTQGYRFVVWAPNAKEIHVVGDFNQWKGNLHPLKRITNEGLWIGFYTDIPENIPYKYEIESENGQVLLKADPYALQSELRPKTASLTPILSGYEWSDDDWQEEKKTFDVYSSPVSIYEVHLGSWKTNVDGEFYSYRELADQLVPYVKSLGYTHIELLPLAEHPFDLSWGYQITGYFSVTSRYGPRDEFKYFVDQCHQQNIGVIMDWVPGHFCKDDFALRQFDGEALYEYADPRKAEKKLWGTLTFDFGRPEVQSFLISNALFWLEEYHIDGIRVDAVASMLYLNFDKSEDKDKIYNSYGGDENLEAYAFIRKLNEVIFSYEPGAMMMAEDSSDLPLVTAPTHVGGLGFNFKWNMGWMNDTLTYMEADPVYRKWHHNLLTFPFMYTHTENFLLPLSHDEVVHGKKSLLDKMPGDQWRQFANLRLLYGYMMAHPGKKLLFMGGELAQYAEWKDQEQLDWQLLDYPLHKAIFNYVKALNHFYLEYPELYELDHNTEGFEWIDPHNIDQSVIAFRRRSTSPGEELIVVCNFTPEVLFDYKIGVPTPGTYQEIFNSDASQFGGSGQVNDADHFSIPQEWHRLLQHIKIKVPPLAITIFKCKKVPEFIEEAN, encoded by the coding sequence ATGTATTACAATATTTCAGAACAGGACCTATTTTTATTTCACCAAGGTACTAATTATCATAGTCACCAATTATTAGGTTGCCATACGATTGAATGGGAAGGTACTCAAGGCTATCGGTTTGTAGTGTGGGCACCTAACGCTAAAGAAATTCATGTAGTCGGTGACTTTAATCAATGGAAAGGCAATTTACACCCATTAAAGAGAATCACGAACGAAGGGTTATGGATTGGTTTTTATACGGACATTCCCGAAAACATCCCTTATAAATATGAAATTGAATCGGAGAATGGTCAAGTGCTACTGAAAGCAGATCCATATGCTCTTCAATCTGAGCTTCGACCTAAAACGGCATCTTTAACCCCGATTCTATCCGGATATGAGTGGAGTGATGATGATTGGCAAGAAGAAAAGAAAACGTTTGATGTTTATTCATCACCCGTATCGATTTATGAAGTTCATCTAGGCTCTTGGAAAACAAACGTAGACGGTGAATTTTATTCATATCGCGAACTTGCTGATCAATTGGTTCCTTATGTAAAATCGCTAGGTTATACACATATTGAATTACTCCCACTTGCGGAGCATCCATTTGATCTGTCGTGGGGTTATCAAATAACTGGTTATTTTTCTGTCACGTCTCGTTATGGTCCACGTGATGAATTTAAATACTTTGTTGATCAGTGCCATCAACAGAACATCGGTGTAATTATGGACTGGGTTCCTGGTCACTTTTGTAAGGATGATTTTGCACTTCGTCAATTTGATGGGGAGGCATTATATGAATATGCCGATCCTCGTAAAGCTGAAAAAAAGTTGTGGGGAACATTAACCTTCGACTTTGGACGACCTGAAGTACAAAGCTTTTTAATCTCTAATGCACTTTTTTGGTTGGAAGAATATCATATCGATGGAATTCGTGTAGATGCAGTAGCTAGTATGCTCTATCTTAACTTTGATAAATCGGAAGACAAGGATAAAATCTACAATTCATACGGTGGAGATGAAAATCTTGAAGCATATGCCTTTATCCGCAAATTAAATGAAGTTATTTTTTCATATGAGCCTGGGGCAATGATGATGGCTGAAGACAGTTCAGATTTACCACTTGTTACGGCACCTACACATGTAGGAGGGCTTGGTTTTAATTTCAAATGGAATATGGGCTGGATGAACGACACGCTTACCTATATGGAAGCAGATCCAGTTTACCGAAAATGGCATCACAATCTACTAACTTTCCCATTTATGTATACACATACAGAAAACTTTCTACTACCGCTGTCACACGATGAAGTCGTTCATGGTAAAAAATCATTGCTCGATAAAATGCCTGGTGATCAGTGGCGGCAGTTTGCAAACCTGAGATTACTTTATGGCTATATGATGGCGCACCCTGGTAAAAAGTTATTATTTATGGGAGGTGAGCTAGCACAGTATGCTGAATGGAAGGATCAAGAACAATTGGATTGGCAACTTTTAGATTATCCGCTTCATAAAGCAATTTTTAACTATGTTAAAGCGCTCAATCATTTCTATCTGGAATATCCTGAACTTTATGAATTAGACCATAATACTGAAGGGTTTGAGTGGATTGATCCTCATAATATCGATCAAAGTGTGATTGCTTTTCGTAGACGTAGTACAAGCCCAGGGGAAGAACTAATCGTTGTCTGCAATTTCACACCGGAAGTCCTTTTTGACTATAAAATTGGTGTGCCCACTCCTGGGACTTATCAAGAAATTTTTAATTCAGATGCTAGTCAATTCGGGGGATCTGGACAGGTAAACGATGCTGACCATTTTAGCATTCCGCAAGAATGGCACAGATTATTACAGCATATAAAAATAAAGGTACCACCATTAGCTATCACAATTTTTAAATGCAAAAAAGTACCTGAATTTATTGAGGAGGCTAATTAA
- the pulA gene encoding type I pullulanase yields METHVAWIDDVHVLTVIVNDISILLHTEEPPVIYWAAKEKYFSTKVEKVNADSTVRIILLEELPIGESLVLLWGTAKVPVYPRAIVRTDWFDQHYADLTTKLGTDYEHSATTFSIWAPTATSVKLNLDNRDFLLNRQKSGLWQLKIDGDWHGFSYDYKVIVNGQTTRLNDPYAKAMLANSEKSVIIDPARTDPPNFNKRNRPKLQNLQDAIIYELHVRDATNQEESGVVNRGKYLGLTETATTTKNGFSTALTYMKELGCTHVQLLPINDFARIDETSPNDDYNWGYDPLYFQVPEGSYSLTPNDPVARIIECKKMIQAFHQAEIAVILDVVYNHVFIMEESPFEKLVPGYYFRYHSDGSLSNGTGVGNDFATERAMARKFILDTIEFWLNDYHVDGFRFDLMGAIDIETMNQIHERCKEESVPIMLLGEGWDLPTALASEKKATSMHSNQLTGLKFFNDYFRDSLKGQLFNKHDTGYVNGQGRFIERLPHLVSGTTLEEFGAPFVSEVNQTINYVECHDNHTLWDRLLLSNDQDSDLTRKKMHQLASGITLLSQGIPFIHAGQEWFRTKQGDENSYISSDWINQLDWRKREVENDYVEFIKTLIALRKKYDVFRLTSNQDIRRRLYILDTPAPVFGFTLLGDNEDFAIYINPTKKSYELRLPSSAIWRVMANNNFNKNTAQQEVKGEFTSVDAYELVVLKKSREIE; encoded by the coding sequence GTGGAAACTCATGTAGCTTGGATCGATGATGTTCACGTGTTAACCGTTATCGTGAACGATATATCTATATTGCTGCACACGGAAGAACCTCCCGTCATTTATTGGGCAGCAAAAGAGAAGTATTTTTCGACAAAGGTTGAAAAAGTAAACGCCGATTCCACCGTAAGGATTATTCTTTTAGAAGAACTGCCAATCGGAGAAAGTCTTGTGCTCTTATGGGGCACAGCGAAGGTCCCTGTTTACCCTAGAGCAATCGTCCGAACGGATTGGTTTGATCAGCACTATGCTGATTTGACTACTAAATTAGGGACTGACTATGAACACTCCGCAACCACATTCTCTATTTGGGCCCCGACGGCTACTTCTGTAAAGTTAAATTTAGATAATCGTGATTTTTTATTAAATCGACAAAAAAGTGGTCTATGGCAACTAAAAATTGATGGTGATTGGCATGGTTTTTCTTATGATTATAAGGTTATTGTCAATGGACAAACGACACGTTTGAATGACCCCTATGCAAAAGCTATGCTTGCTAACAGTGAAAAAAGCGTGATTATAGACCCTGCTAGAACTGACCCACCTAACTTTAACAAACGAAACAGGCCAAAACTTCAGAATTTACAAGATGCAATTATCTATGAATTACATGTAAGAGACGCGACCAATCAAGAAGAAAGCGGTGTCGTTAATCGAGGTAAATATTTAGGTTTGACAGAAACAGCTACAACGACAAAAAATGGTTTTTCAACAGCGCTCACTTATATGAAAGAATTAGGTTGCACGCATGTTCAACTTTTACCAATTAATGATTTTGCACGCATAGATGAGACTAGTCCGAACGATGACTATAATTGGGGGTACGATCCATTATACTTTCAAGTACCAGAAGGCAGTTATTCCCTAACACCTAATGACCCCGTAGCAAGAATCATTGAATGTAAAAAGATGATTCAAGCGTTTCATCAGGCAGAAATCGCGGTCATCCTTGATGTCGTTTATAATCATGTTTTTATCATGGAAGAATCACCATTTGAAAAACTTGTTCCAGGCTATTACTTCCGTTATCACAGTGATGGAAGCCTTAGCAACGGAACTGGGGTAGGTAATGATTTTGCAACAGAGCGAGCAATGGCCCGGAAATTCATTTTAGATACGATTGAATTTTGGCTGAATGACTATCATGTAGATGGATTCCGGTTCGATTTAATGGGGGCCATCGATATCGAGACAATGAACCAAATTCATGAGCGCTGTAAAGAAGAATCAGTGCCAATAATGCTTTTAGGAGAAGGTTGGGATCTTCCAACAGCATTAGCTTCCGAAAAGAAAGCTACTTCCATGCACTCCAATCAATTAACAGGTCTTAAATTTTTCAATGACTACTTCCGCGATTCACTCAAAGGTCAGTTATTTAACAAACACGATACTGGTTATGTAAATGGTCAAGGTCGTTTCATCGAAAGGCTGCCCCACCTCGTATCTGGAACCACTTTAGAAGAATTTGGTGCACCATTTGTGTCCGAGGTGAACCAAACAATTAACTACGTCGAATGTCACGATAACCACACACTATGGGATCGGCTTCTACTTAGCAATGATCAAGACAGCGATTTGACGCGTAAGAAAATGCACCAACTTGCTTCCGGTATCACGTTATTAAGCCAAGGGATTCCGTTTATCCATGCTGGTCAAGAATGGTTTAGAACTAAACAGGGCGATGAGAATAGCTATATTTCCAGTGATTGGATCAATCAATTAGATTGGCGGAAAAGAGAAGTAGAAAATGACTATGTTGAATTTATTAAAACGCTGATTGCGCTTCGAAAAAAATATGATGTATTTCGCCTTACTTCTAACCAAGATATTAGGAGAAGATTATATATATTAGACACGCCCGCTCCTGTTTTTGGCTTCACATTACTTGGAGATAACGAAGATTTTGCAATCTATATTAATCCAACAAAAAAATCCTATGAGTTGCGCTTACCTTCATCGGCAATATGGAGAGTGATGGCGAATAATAATTTTAATAAGAACACAGCGCAACAGGAAGTAAAAGGTGAATTTACTTCTGTTGATGCATACGAGTTAGTTGTCTTGAAGAAATCACGGGAGATCGAATAA
- a CDS encoding acyl-CoA dehydrogenase family protein yields MVLQQRSEIETPLNFFEHDETLQTLLKESLSPKFYDYAHSELTKFGSLVANEIDERAKHTDREGQPRLEIYDKYGDDRSHVWVNEGYKKTVEETYRTGIVGYVHKDIPELGHKGNYLYSFAQGYLLSQAEPGFHCPVTLTQATAYLLDHYANEAVKEKFLPHVCATGDTELFEGATFLTERQGGSDVGANVVKAVGDGENYRLSGEKYFASNAGMAGVAMVLARMEGSAEGSRGLSLFAVPWRKDDGSLNGIKIRRLKDKLGVRAVPSGEVEFDGALAYVVGDPKKGFYYMMEALNLSRICNAVASLGIMRRAFNEALMYAERRNAFGKKLTDFPMIQESLATMKSKLEVELATTFDLIKLFDKVTSGNASDEETALNRLKIALVKKETAEQAIHFAHEAIEMHGGNGYIEDFVTPRLLRDAQVLTVWEGTANILGLELLRLVNKFSAHLLFIDEMTERLDAVPESLWKLRISNAVETLAKDLTIFASLNPDNQTIEAKGLMRTMALLYEGVVALEWSEQHGGRHEKLMEIFIETNWPERTIGEVKRSVKYFSDVL; encoded by the coding sequence TTGGTCTTACAGCAAAGGTCGGAAATTGAAACACCATTGAATTTCTTTGAGCACGATGAGACATTACAAACACTATTAAAAGAATCCTTGTCTCCTAAATTTTACGATTATGCCCATTCAGAATTAACGAAATTTGGTTCACTAGTTGCCAATGAAATCGATGAACGTGCCAAACATACTGACCGTGAAGGGCAACCCCGTCTTGAAATCTATGACAAGTACGGAGATGATCGTTCACATGTCTGGGTCAATGAAGGCTATAAAAAGACAGTGGAAGAAACGTATCGGACAGGGATTGTGGGCTATGTTCATAAAGATATCCCGGAACTCGGCCATAAAGGAAACTACCTCTACAGTTTTGCGCAAGGCTACTTATTATCACAAGCAGAACCGGGATTCCATTGTCCTGTGACGTTGACGCAAGCCACAGCTTATTTGCTCGATCATTATGCTAATGAAGCAGTAAAAGAGAAGTTCCTGCCTCATGTTTGTGCAACGGGTGATACGGAGTTATTTGAAGGTGCGACATTTTTAACGGAGAGACAAGGAGGTTCAGACGTAGGTGCTAACGTCGTGAAGGCGGTGGGAGACGGTGAAAACTATCGTTTATCCGGAGAGAAGTATTTTGCATCCAATGCTGGAATGGCAGGCGTCGCTATGGTTCTTGCTAGAATGGAAGGTTCAGCAGAAGGCTCGCGCGGACTAAGTTTATTTGCGGTGCCTTGGAGAAAAGACGACGGTTCACTAAATGGTATTAAGATTCGGAGATTGAAAGATAAGCTTGGCGTGCGGGCAGTACCATCGGGTGAAGTGGAGTTTGATGGTGCTCTAGCTTATGTCGTGGGTGATCCCAAAAAGGGCTTCTACTATATGATGGAAGCGTTGAATTTATCACGAATTTGTAATGCCGTCGCGTCACTTGGCATCATGCGCCGTGCGTTCAACGAGGCCTTGATGTATGCAGAAAGACGCAATGCATTTGGTAAAAAGTTGACTGACTTTCCGATGATCCAGGAAAGTTTAGCGACCATGAAATCGAAGCTTGAAGTCGAACTGGCAACAACATTCGATCTCATTAAGCTCTTTGATAAAGTAACTTCTGGGAATGCATCTGACGAAGAAACTGCATTAAACCGCCTGAAGATTGCGCTCGTTAAAAAAGAAACCGCAGAACAGGCAATCCATTTCGCTCATGAAGCAATTGAAATGCATGGTGGAAATGGCTATATAGAAGACTTCGTCACACCGCGGTTACTTCGCGATGCACAAGTATTAACGGTTTGGGAGGGGACCGCGAATATTTTAGGATTGGAGCTCCTCAGGCTCGTCAATAAATTCAGTGCACACTTGTTATTCATTGACGAAATGACAGAAAGACTAGACGCTGTTCCCGAAAGCTTATGGAAACTACGGATATCCAATGCAGTGGAGACACTAGCAAAAGACCTCACGATATTTGCAAGTTTGAACCCTGACAATCAAACAATCGAAGCAAAGGGATTAATGCGTACTATGGCTTTACTCTATGAAGGGGTCGTTGCGCTTGAATGGTCGGAACAACATGGAGGTCGACATGAAAAGCTGATGGAGATTTTCATCGAAACGAATTGGCCAGAACGAACGATTGGGGAAGTGAAGAGGAGTGTGAAATATTTTAGTGATGTACTGTAA
- a CDS encoding class I adenylate-forming enzyme family protein, whose protein sequence is MNSSQLLERNARKYPKTEAVIGMGKRYTYKELDQLVNRVAHGLKLLGIGRGDKAVLYMPNVPEFVIVYFAVQRLGAIIVPINAKMTLSEVEYVLENSDAKAFIAHDLLFESVKNLDSNLVLIKTGATLDDKWISFETVLNDNDSSIECNLPDSSESTILYTSGTTGKPKGVLFSYKNILTVAQMICVEMEIKPESHLLIMMPLSHSAPLHLFFMAGLIVGATSVLTPTFTPDLLIDTVEQEKTTHFFGAPVVYLLTAKNPKMETADLSSMKWWIYGSAPLSQPEVEFVQKKFKSDNFICVYGLTEAGPNGTLLSASEHKTKAGSIGKRAALHAEFRIVNPNGEDVQQGEVGEILLRGEGNMLGYYNNIEATAETFIGDWLKTGDLAKIDEDGYIWVVDRKKDLIISGGVNIYPKEVEEVLITHSAINEVAVVGVPHPEWGETVKAYFAASEVLNLEEVKQFAQEQLAQYKVPRLYEQVEALPRNASGKILKQPLREGEVIGLTAKVGN, encoded by the coding sequence ATGAACAGTTCACAATTGTTGGAGCGTAATGCAAGAAAATATCCTAAGACTGAAGCGGTTATTGGAATGGGGAAACGCTATACGTATAAAGAACTTGATCAGCTTGTGAATCGTGTTGCGCACGGCCTCAAGCTTCTTGGAATTGGGCGAGGAGACAAAGCTGTTCTATATATGCCAAACGTTCCGGAATTTGTTATCGTCTATTTCGCGGTTCAGCGACTTGGGGCAATCATTGTCCCGATAAATGCCAAGATGACGCTGTCAGAAGTCGAATATGTACTTGAGAATTCTGATGCAAAAGCCTTCATCGCACATGACTTGCTGTTTGAATCAGTAAAAAACCTGGATAGCAATTTAGTGTTAATCAAAACAGGAGCCACCCTAGACGATAAGTGGATCAGTTTTGAAACAGTACTCAATGATAATGATTCCTCAATTGAATGCAATTTACCCGATTCCAGTGAATCGACCATTTTATATACTTCCGGTACAACAGGTAAACCGAAAGGCGTGTTATTCAGTTATAAAAACATCCTAACGGTTGCGCAAATGATTTGTGTGGAGATGGAAATTAAACCGGAGAGTCACTTGCTCATCATGATGCCGCTTAGTCATTCTGCACCGCTCCATCTATTTTTCATGGCGGGGCTGATAGTTGGTGCGACTAGCGTCTTAACACCAACATTCACACCTGATCTTTTAATTGATACTGTTGAACAAGAAAAAACAACACACTTCTTCGGGGCACCCGTCGTTTATTTATTGACAGCGAAGAATCCGAAGATGGAAACAGCTGATTTGTCTTCAATGAAATGGTGGATTTACGGCAGCGCGCCTTTATCGCAACCGGAAGTTGAATTTGTGCAGAAAAAGTTCAAATCGGATAACTTCATCTGTGTCTATGGACTGACAGAAGCGGGTCCAAACGGCACGTTATTGAGCGCAAGTGAACATAAAACGAAAGCAGGCAGTATTGGAAAACGGGCGGCGCTTCACGCAGAGTTTAGGATTGTTAATCCGAACGGGGAAGACGTGCAACAAGGCGAAGTAGGGGAAATTCTTTTACGTGGGGAAGGCAATATGCTTGGCTACTATAACAATATAGAAGCAACGGCTGAAACATTCATAGGGGACTGGTTGAAAACAGGTGACTTGGCGAAAATAGATGAAGACGGTTACATTTGGGTTGTCGACCGGAAAAAAGATCTGATCATTTCCGGTGGAGTCAATATTTACCCGAAAGAAGTTGAAGAAGTACTAATTACACATTCGGCAATTAATGAAGTGGCAGTAGTTGGCGTGCCGCATCCGGAATGGGGCGAAACGGTTAAGGCTTATTTTGCGGCCAGTGAGGTGCTTAATCTAGAAGAGGTTAAACAATTTGCGCAAGAACAGCTTGCGCAGTATAAAGTACCGCGTTTGTATGAACAAGTTGAGGCTCTACCGCGTAATGCATCCGGCAAGATATTAAAACAACCATTGAGAGAAGGCGAAGTAATTGGTCTTACAGCAAAGGTCGGAAATTGA
- a CDS encoding MerR family transcriptional regulator: protein MKDITEVAQAYDVSTRTIRYYEELGLLKPDRTAGNRRIYPKAEVVKLRLILRGKRYGFTLDEIKEMILLFDKDRTGIKQLERTIDFGNEKIGQVEDKIQELTEMKMEMEQLLVQFTEKLTNLKGD, encoded by the coding sequence GTGAAGGATATTACTGAAGTTGCCCAGGCATATGATGTGTCGACCCGTACAATCCGGTACTATGAGGAACTTGGTTTGTTGAAACCCGACAGGACTGCGGGAAATAGAAGGATTTATCCGAAAGCAGAGGTCGTAAAGCTGAGACTGATTTTGCGCGGAAAAAGGTACGGATTCACGCTGGATGAAATAAAGGAGATGATTTTACTTTTTGACAAAGATCGGACTGGGATAAAACAATTGGAGCGGACAATCGATTTTGGCAATGAAAAAATTGGACAAGTGGAAGACAAAATTCAGGAGCTCACGGAAATGAAGATGGAGATGGAACAGCTTCTTGTGCAATTCACCGAAAAACTAACCAATTTAAAGGGGGATTAA
- a CDS encoding pyridoxal-phosphate-dependent aminotransferase family protein has translation MRNEEMLLIPGPTPVVDSIYDAMASETRGHTDPRFVAIYKNAIEQTREMLQTDGDVFVVAGSGTIAMEMALVNTVAAGEKILVVSQGYFGDRFIKLGQAFGIEVDVLQSEWGKQFTPEEVEAKLVEGHYKAVTITHADTSTGVAADLEALVPIVKKHGALVILDGVCATAAMEEDMSKTYGHPDYKIDVILTGSQKAIGVPPGLAIVAFNKTALAAREKIERVPAYYCDIYNWIPVMNDPSKYFATPPVNLIYAYNEGMRLVHAEGLSTRIIRHTAFGKAVRAALSEYGMKAIADENVAASTLSCILYPEGVGDSEFRATLGKKGVIVAGSLAHLAGKAFRIGHMGNTTEEMLEQAIELIGDTLNEMGHSVDSAKAVQRFKQEVRVGV, from the coding sequence ATGAGAAACGAAGAAATGTTACTGATACCTGGACCGACGCCTGTTGTCGATTCCATTTATGATGCGATGGCGAGTGAAACAAGAGGGCATACTGATCCGAGATTTGTTGCAATTTACAAAAATGCGATTGAACAGACACGTGAAATGTTGCAAACAGACGGGGATGTTTTTGTCGTTGCCGGGTCAGGAACGATTGCAATGGAAATGGCGCTTGTTAACACAGTCGCGGCTGGGGAAAAGATATTAGTTGTCAGCCAAGGTTATTTCGGTGACCGGTTCATTAAATTAGGGCAAGCTTTTGGCATTGAGGTGGATGTGCTTCAATCGGAATGGGGCAAGCAATTTACACCTGAAGAAGTGGAGGCGAAACTTGTTGAAGGGCATTATAAAGCAGTAACAATTACGCATGCAGACACATCGACTGGTGTTGCAGCAGATCTCGAAGCACTTGTACCAATCGTGAAAAAACATGGTGCACTTGTCATTTTAGATGGTGTTTGTGCAACGGCTGCGATGGAAGAAGATATGAGTAAAACATACGGCCATCCAGATTATAAAATTGATGTTATTTTGACTGGCTCTCAAAAAGCAATTGGCGTTCCACCGGGATTAGCGATTGTCGCCTTTAACAAAACCGCTTTGGCTGCTAGGGAGAAGATTGAACGCGTTCCGGCTTATTATTGCGATATCTACAATTGGATTCCTGTCATGAACGACCCTTCAAAATATTTTGCAACACCGCCAGTGAACTTGATTTATGCCTATAATGAAGGAATGAGACTCGTTCACGCAGAAGGCTTGTCGACAAGAATTATTCGCCATACGGCATTCGGCAAAGCAGTGCGAGCCGCGCTTTCTGAATATGGCATGAAAGCAATTGCTGATGAAAATGTAGCAGCATCAACATTGAGCTGTATCCTCTATCCTGAGGGTGTCGGCGACTCGGAATTCCGCGCAACGCTTGGTAAAAAAGGTGTGATTGTAGCAGGATCACTTGCTCATTTAGCAGGAAAAGCGTTCCGAATTGGGCATATGGGGAACACAACAGAGGAAATGTTGGAACAAGCGATTGAATTAATTGGTGACACGTTGAATGAAATGGGTCATTCAGTTGATTCGGCGAAGGCAGTTCAGCGGTTTAAGCAAGAAGTACGTGTGGGTGTTTGA
- the yhfH gene encoding protein YhfH → MEVKNMRVEEIYMQTNNNRKELPRKICRECGCEIVEQIESPLFECERCIGSNEE, encoded by the coding sequence ATGGAGGTAAAAAATATGAGAGTGGAGGAGATTTATATGCAAACAAACAACAATAGGAAAGAATTGCCGAGAAAAATTTGTCGTGAATGTGGATGTGAAATTGTAGAGCAGATTGAATCCCCATTGTTTGAGTGCGAGCGGTGTATTGGTTCGAATGAAGAGTGA
- the aceB gene encoding malate synthase A: MTSHTIKVLGELTAESEEILTPEALAFLQSLHDNFDERRRELLANRQQRQSSIDSGIKLDFLPETQSIRDGDWTIASLPHDLQDRRVEITGPVGRKMVINALNSGAKTFMACFEDATSPTWANMLEGQLNMKDAVRRTIEFEQHSTGKTYKLNDEPAVLMIRPRGLHLLEKNVVIDGESIAGSFFDFGLYFFHNAKELIARGSGPYFYLPKLESHLEARLWNDVFVFAQQQLGIPTGTIRATVLIETIAAAFEMDEILYELRDHSAGLNCGRWDYIFSYIKRLRNQPDVILPDRGQVTMTSPFMRAYTLLCIQTCHKRNAPAVGGMAAQIPIKNDPEANAAAFGKVGDDKRREATDGHDGTWVAHPGLVAVAMEQFNEHMPTPNQIGRKREDVKVTADDLLEVPKGTITEQGLRMNCSVGIQYIASWLRGNGAAPINNLMEDAATAEISRSQVWQWIRHPQGKLSDGPDITEKLVAKVLQEELELIKQTVGDTAFTTDKYEAAAELFSALIVQDDFVEFLTLPGYEKLN, translated from the coding sequence GTGACATCTCATACTATAAAAGTTTTAGGCGAACTGACTGCTGAAAGTGAAGAGATTTTAACGCCGGAAGCACTTGCATTCCTACAATCTCTTCATGATAACTTTGACGAAAGACGGAGAGAGCTTTTGGCTAACCGGCAACAGCGTCAAAGTAGCATCGACAGTGGAATAAAACTGGATTTCTTACCCGAAACACAATCTATACGGGATGGGGATTGGACAATTGCATCCCTCCCGCATGATCTGCAGGACAGACGAGTGGAAATTACAGGTCCTGTCGGTCGGAAGATGGTCATCAATGCATTGAATTCAGGTGCAAAAACATTCATGGCTTGTTTTGAAGATGCAACATCTCCCACATGGGCAAACATGTTGGAAGGACAGCTCAATATGAAAGATGCCGTTCGGCGGACGATTGAGTTTGAACAGCATTCCACTGGAAAGACATACAAGTTGAACGATGAACCCGCGGTGCTCATGATACGGCCGCGCGGATTGCATCTGCTGGAAAAGAATGTCGTAATTGATGGAGAGTCGATTGCAGGAAGTTTCTTTGACTTCGGATTGTACTTTTTCCATAATGCCAAGGAATTAATCGCTCGCGGATCTGGGCCATATTTCTACCTACCTAAGCTTGAAAGTCATTTGGAAGCAAGATTGTGGAACGATGTGTTTGTCTTTGCGCAGCAGCAACTTGGAATTCCAACCGGTACAATTCGGGCAACGGTGTTAATCGAAACGATTGCGGCGGCATTTGAAATGGACGAAATTCTATATGAACTTCGGGACCATTCAGCAGGTCTCAATTGTGGACGCTGGGATTATATTTTCAGCTATATTAAACGGCTGCGCAATCAACCGGACGTTATCTTGCCTGATCGTGGGCAAGTAACGATGACATCGCCATTCATGCGGGCTTATACATTGCTTTGTATTCAAACCTGTCATAAGCGCAATGCACCGGCAGTCGGTGGGATGGCTGCACAAATTCCAATTAAAAATGACCCAGAAGCAAACGCAGCAGCATTTGGCAAAGTAGGTGACGATAAACGCCGTGAAGCGACGGATGGACATGACGGAACGTGGGTAGCGCACCCAGGACTTGTCGCGGTTGCGATGGAGCAGTTCAACGAGCATATGCCGACACCGAATCAGATTGGTCGTAAACGAGAAGATGTCAAAGTAACTGCTGATGACCTGTTGGAAGTCCCAAAAGGAACGATTACGGAACAAGGTTTGCGAATGAATTGCAGTGTAGGCATTCAATATATTGCTTCTTGGCTCAGAGGGAACGGGGCAGCTCCTATTAATAATTTGATGGAAGATGCGGCGACAGCTGAAATTTCCAGATCACAAGTATGGCAATGGATTCGTCATCCGCAAGGGAAACTTAGCGATGGGCCGGATATTACAGAGAAATTGGTTGCAAAAGTATTGCAAGAGGAACTGGAATTAATCAAACAGACTGTTGGTGACACTGCGTTCACTACTGATAAATATGAAGCAGCTGCAGAACTGTTTTCAGCATTAATCGTGCAAGATGACTTCGTTGAATTTTTGACACTGCCGGGGTATGAAAAATTAAATTGA